CAATGAATACATTTGCTGAGGAATCTATCAATAGCATAGAGGATAAGATTAGCAATCAGAATATAGAAATAAGAAATAAGATTAAGGAAAGTAAAATTGAAGGAGTGTCAGATGAAGATATAGATGCAGTTGTTAATGCTATACTATCAAGTACAAGTAGAAGTACTGAAAAAATTAATAGCTTTACAGATATTAAAAAAAATGCTGTCGAAGGACTTTTTAGATTGGCACTGTCGTTTAGAAAATATGCAGTGCCTTTCTATATGTTTATTTTAATCACTAACATATTCCTAGCAGGAACAATTGGTTCAAAAAGTCTTAGTAGGAGAAAGGCTTACATTATTGGTTCTGTTATTTTAACTGTGGTATTTATAGTTTTTATGAATGTACCAATATTTATAATTTATTATCAGAATACCCCTAATGCAGGTTCAATTGATTCTTTCTATATAGGAATGTACAGATTCATTTTATTCTTAAGGAATAATAGTATAGCCATATGTTCGGTACTATTTATATTAGGAGTTCTGAATAGTATTTTAGGATTAAATAATATACCTAGAAAAGTAGCAGGGCAATTTTATAAAAGAGTAGCTATAATTATGTTACTAGTTCTATGGCTACTACCACCTGTTGTTAATTTTATCTTGTAGAATGGAGTGTAGTAGGAATATGATAAATATTTTATTTGCTTTAAGTCAAAGTGAAAAAAAATCTAATGAAGAGAGAATTTTAAGCAAGTATAAGGAAACAATTGATGACTGTGGGTTTGAATACAGTCGTGAATATGATTATAATGGCATAGAAAGAAAATTAGCTGAAGAGAAATTTGATGTACTAGTTGTAAATGATCATTTAGAAGATAGGCAGATGCCATTATTTATATTTGATAGAATAACTGATAAATATCCAAAGTTAAATATTATAGTAGTAGCAAGAAAAGATGAGGATACTAATTATGTACGAGGCTTATATACTTTAGGAATTTACAATATTCTATATGTAGAAAGTACAACTCCGACAAGTGTAGTAAATTTAATTACTAACCCAAGAGGGAAACTGGATGCTAAGCATTATTTAGATATTGATGACATGGGTACTGCAAATTTTGACATAGATATGTCATTAATACCTGATGAGCAGGTAGAAAGCATTATTAGGAATTTGAAGAATGATAATAAGGACTGCACAGTTGTATTTGATGAAGTGGTAAGAACATACGATGATAAACAAATAACTTTTTTAGTTTCATTGTTAACAGATGATGTAATAGAGAAATTATCAAAATCAGGAAACGATCATTTTGAAAAATATCAAAATAGGATAAGAATCCTGAATGATGAATATGTTGAAAATAATTCACATAAAGAAAGAGAAGTCGTTGAGAAAGTAAAAACTATAACTAAAATAGAGAAGGAATATATAAATCGTATCCCTTCGGATTATAATAAAATAGTCGCTTTTGTTGGCGACAGGGGAAATGGAACAACTACTATAGTTGATTTTGTAGCTAGACTTTTTTCTGAAAAAAAGAAAAAAGTTGCTGTTATTGATTTATCGATGAACAATACTCTATATTACATGAAGTGTTGGGGTAATAGAGATATTACTGAAGATCAGAAAAATTCTTTAAAGAATCTAACCGAAGGGAATATAACTCCAATAAAAGTAAATGAATATTATACTTTATATACCAGTGAATATTCTATTATAGATAGCTCAAATAGTAATAGCAATTGGTTAATTGATCCTGATGTTGATTTATTCCAAGCTATTGAGAAAATAAGATATGATAATGATATAATAATAGTTGATTCTGACTTATCATTAAATGATAAAATAGATTCAAATTGGTTAAGCTATGGTTTAAACTCAATTTATTTGGTACATGACTTGAATGTACTCAATATTAAGCAAACTAAGAAAAAACTTCGTGATTTTATTGATAGTGGAGTAAATCCGATGAGAACGTTTTTGATTACTAATAAGTATATTAAAGGTAAAATTGGTCCTAAAGATATATTAGAGAGTATAATGAATCCTATTCAGTATGTTGAAAATGATACTGAAGAAAATAAAATCAATATATCGAAAACACATTTTAAAGTTAATTTTGATTACGAAATGTATCAGGACCTAATTTCATCTTATATGTATGTTGGTGAAAAAATTAGTATACCTGCAGAAGTAAGGGAACAAGTAAATGAAATTTGTTTACATATATATCCCGACACAAGCAGTGCTAAAAAAAGTGGAATATTTAGCAAAGGAAAACTTAAGAACTTATTGTCGTTCAGGAAATAGAGATAATAGTGTTTTAAATAATTAAAAGGATAATAATAATGGAAGAAAAAATATTTGATTATATTAAGAAATACAAATTTATAGAACTAAAAAATTCTGTTGAAGAGTATGATAGTATAGATATCTTTAACTTAGTTAATGAATTTTGGGAAGATCCAGGTATCAGCCTAAAGTACCTAAAAGATAAGTATTATATTGTGGGTTCTATTTATACAGTATTAAAGAATAATATCTCTGAGCAGTATTCTTTGTTTCTAAAGATGGTATGGTCACTAGATTTCTCTTCTAAAGAACTTACAGAGTTAACAGGAATCCCTAGCAAGAGGTTGAAAAATTTAATTTTTGATATTGAGTATAGGGATAAAACTTCTATTTGTCCCTTTTGTTATGAATCAGATAGCTATGTGATCAAATATAATTTGAAGTATAGTTCATTTCAATGTGAGTGTAACATGTGCAAAAAGAATATTACTTATTTCATTACAAAAAAAGAAGCAGAAGAGCTTAGAGAAAAAAACAAATCATTTGAAGAAACGATAGGAATAATAAAACAGGGTATGGATATGCATGACTGTCCTAATTGTGACAATAAATTATATTTGTATACAGATTACTTGGATAGTTCATATATAATATATTGCTCAAAATGTGATTATTCATCAAATGATCTTGCAAGTTTTATGACAGATGTACAAAAAAGCAAATGACATTTAACAACCATAGAGTAATTCTATGGTTGTATTTTTTTTGATTTTACTTGACAATGTATTTTGTAAATCTGTATAGTATTGTCAGATAAGAAGTACTAAATTGATTCATAAATAAAGATATTTTAAGGAGGAGTAAAAATGAAACGAACTATTTTTTTGTTAGCAGGTTTAACTATTTTTATACCGATTGCCTTAGATGTAAAGCTGTATACGTTTTCTAATGTTATTAAGGATACTATAAGTAATGCAGACTTAATAGGTTTTTGGGGAAGTTATACTGGAGGGATTCTAGGGGGCTTATGTACCTTAGTAGGAGTAGGATATACAATTAATCATAATAAAGAGGAAAAGAAGGAAGAAAAGAAAATAGAACTAAAGAAAGAAAATTATTCTAATGTAATGAAGAGTATTGCAAATGTGATAGTCATTATAGATGAACTAAAAATTGTAATTGAAGATTTGAGAAATAATCATATGAGAACAATTAGAGCGTTTTCAAAAGACTTAGAATTATATTCAAAAGAAGGGATTGCCAAAGAAAGATATGTAACAAGCTCAGGAGTATTGATTCAAGATTCCTTGAGATTATTAAGCATGAATAGTTCTTTAAAAAAAGAATTAGTATTACTTCAGTTGTTTGGAAAAGCTTTTACGCAATATTGTGAGAAAGATGAAATAGATTCTTGGTCGTTGTTAACTCAAAGTATGGATGGATGTTATAAACAAATTTCAAAAATCAAGGATTCCTATAATATAGAAGAAGTGTCTGATGAAGAGATGATAGGTAACTTTAATAAGTTTGATGAATTATATAAATTAGTTAGTATGAAAACAGATGATTTTATAGAAAGTATTAATTTGAGATTATAGGATAGTACTTTGAAAATAATCATCATAGCATGTATGTATAAAAATTTTGCAATGATATTCAGGTAAATATTATGACCTGTGAGGAATTTGCACAAAAGTATTTTAAGCAATGGGATAAGTGTAGAAGATTGAGAAAAGGATTAAGGGAATAGGGATACAAAGGTATAGTGAAAATTGAAAAAATGAAAAATTAACTTACTTTGAATATTAGGTACTTCATAAAAAAAGTAATACAATGCTGTATTTTTTATGTATAAACTCACGTAGTGTTTTTATAGTTTTTGATAGGCTTTTTTATATCATGTATTATTTAGACACATAAAAAAACCTAAAATCAGCTTATTATGATAAAATATAAGAAAGTTTTAGGATTTTATAAATTTTATTTTTTTATGATATACTGTTTAAGAATAAGGACGTGGATAGACAGTATATACTTATAAATAGATTTAAATTACTCTGTTTCAATCAAATTATAATGAGGAGAGATTGATGAATAACGTGGAACTTGGAAATACAATATTAATGTATATGAAAGAACAAAAGAAGTCTAGACTTGATTTAGCTCATGACCTTGGAACTTCAGTAGGAGTCATTAATAAAATTATACTTGGCAAGAAAGCAATAAAAAACACAGAACTAAATAATGTTGCTGAAGTTTTAAAAGTTAATGTAAATCAATTTTTACAAAAGAATCAAAAAATTGAAATGAATGAATTGGAGATAGAGCACCTGTATAGTAACATTGAGAATAAGGAACTCGCGGATTTTATATTTAGTCTTATAAAAAATCTTGCCGAAATGGAGACAGAACTTGATTCACACGGTTTACTAGAGCCTTAAAAAATATATTCTAAGATTTATAACTCACTTCTCATATTTGGTACTTCACTTCCTCCAGGATTGCCACCAGTCATTGAATGGAATCCTGAATCTAAAATATTTGCTCGCATAATACATTTAGAGCCAAATCGGTCCCTCAATTCATCAATAACTTTGTCAATAATCTCTCCTTTGTCATCAGGACTATCCTCTTCAAGCAAAAGCATTTGTCTTGGAGTATCTTGTGGAACTAGTTGAGCAACACGAACTTCGATGTGTCTTATAGGTGATTTATTATCCCATAGTTCATTAAACAGTTTTCGTGCGTATTTAACGATATCACTAGTAGAAGCTATTGAAAGGTTCAATTTGATTTGTTTTCGAATAACTTTAAAGTCTGAATCTTTAATTGATAATGAAACTAGAAAGGCTCTCATATTTCTGTTTCTTAACCGTGCTCCAATAGTTTCTGATAATGATGTTATCAAATTATAGGCATCGCGATAGTTAGTTATATCAAAACGGGAAGTTGAACTATTCCCTATAGATTCTATTTTTTTATGTTTAGGGTCATTGATAATTGAATGGTCTATACCAAGACAATAGTTATAAAGTTTGACACCATAAGAGTTAAGTATATCTCTCATGAACTCAGGACCATAGTTGACAATATCCTGAATTTTATTAATGCCGTATCTTCTAAGCTTCTTCTCAGTGGATGCACCAATACCGTGTAATTCTCGTATATCTAATGGAAACATCTTTCTTTTTATTTCCTCTTCATCGAGAAGAGTGTGTACCATATTAGGTTTTTTAAAACCGCTAGAAACCTTTGCAAGTAGCTTGTTGTAAGATATGCCAATATTAACACTAAAGCCTAATTCATCAAAAATGTGTTCTTTAATTTTGTGTGCTAACTCTATATAGTCATTGTACAAAAGCCCATGACCTTCAAAAGAAAGAAAACTTTCATCTATAGAATATGGCTCTACATGAGCACAATAAGATTTAAGAATATCATTCATAGCTCTACTGGACTTAATATAAATATCATACCTTGGTGGTATGCAAATTAAATCAGGACATAGATTACGAGCTTCCCATAGAGTCATACCTGTCTTAACTCCTAATTGTTTTGATATATCGCTTTTAGCAAGGACTATACCGTGTCGTGAGCTTTCCTGACCACCTATTACTGCAGGTATTTTTCTAATATCTATATTATGGCCATGTTGTAGTAGGTAAACTGCATGCATTGATAAATAGGCATTATTAATATCAACTAAAAAATAAATAGACATTGAATCACTTCCGTATAGTAAGAATTATAAGTTTAATGCGAACTTATGTTCTTATTATAATATATATGTATACTAACAGCAAGTTGTAGTTTTAGTAGATGATGCTTAAAGAACAAAAAAATAAAAAGAGCTCCATATGAAAGAGCTCTTTTTAGAATAATTAAAGTAGACATTAATTCAACTGCAGTATTAAATTTTTAATTCTTAATAAATAATCATTGTATCAGAATCCATTAACCTATAGATATATTGTGTTCCGTCATAATACCATATTTTATCATTATTGATGTAAATTAGTTCTACTATTTTACTAGTATTATTTTCTTCAATAGTAACAGTTCTAGCAGTGTAATATCTGATTGGTGTTCTAAAGAGAACTATAGTTAGAGTTAAGGTTATAATTACATTAATATAATTTTTCCATGAAAACATGATATTTTTCCTGAAAACTAAATACCGCAATATGAAATAAATTGATATAGAGAAACAGCAAATGTTTAGTAACAAGTTATTTGCATTATTTAAACTGTAAAAAAGCATGTATATTAAGCATAAACATGTAACTAAGTTGATAATGTTTTTATAGATCTTATAATGAATACTTTTTATATTATCTTCTTGTTCAATTTTTTGATTCAGTTTGTTTAACAGAAGCAAATACATAATCTCAAGAATACATAATAGTGGAAATACTGCACCAGTGATTGCTAATACAATAGTGCCACATAAAAAATAACTTACTATTGAATAATTTATAAATCCAAATTCACTTAAGTATGGATATTGTAAAGTTATTGCTCCAAGAAAATATGATGAAGTTATTATCATAGGAAAATTTAATCTAAAAAACTCTAAGGGGTTTGAAAAATTATCGTTAATGGGATCCATAATTGCCTCCTTTATACTATATAGTATCTTAATGTCCCAGAACTTTCTTTAAACCCACATTGTAACCAAAAAATTTCAGCTTCTGTATTAGCAGGGGTTGCTTCTATTATGGGACCAAAATTTTCTATAATTAATTTAACGGCTTTAGTACCGTAACCAGTTCTCCTAAATCCATTAAATATTTCGAAATGACATATTTTATCTATAAATTTGTCCTCTTCTGTATCAATTGCTAAAAAACCAATATCTACATTTTTCTCAGTAAATAAAAAGTATTGTTCGTACTTTTCACTTCTTCCAGAAGGAAGGTACTCTATATCATTTCTTTTCTCTAAATAGTCATCAACTTCATCAATTGATAAACGCTTCATTTCTAACATTACAACACTCCCTTTAATCCAAGCTAACTTGGACATAATCTACAGATGTATTTGTAAGCCTATCCATGTTATGCAAATATCTCTTTGCTACTTTTAAACTACTCCATCCGAAGTTTTCAGTAACCTTTGCAATATCACACCCGTTCTTAATTGAAAGAGATGCAGATGTGTGTCTAAACCAGTGAGGGCTTACATTCTTATTAATACCTGCCTTAGCACTAGCATTTTTAATAATTTTTCTTATATAGTCTTCAGTAACTCTATTATTAGTTCTTGTCGTTAAAAGATACTCATTGTTTTTAATATCAGGAATACTTATTTTACGGTCTAATGAGTCTCCATATTCATAAATGTATTCAAATACATCTGGCCTAACTTTGATCTCTCTATTTTTCTCACCTTTAGTATCATATATATAAATGCCTATGTTTCCATAGTCATCAGTGAAAAAGTCTTTCATTTTAATATTACATAATTCAGCTACTCTAAGTCCTGTAGTAATAAGAAGAGAACCAATGACAGCATTTCTTTTCTTTTCTTTTAATACTTCCCAAATCTTTTTAATTTCCTCTTCACTAAGAAATTTTTCTATCGGGCGAGAAGAGGGCTTAGGTTTATTAACCACTAGAAACGGATTGTATCTTAGGTAACCGATTTTTATTGAAAAAGAATACAAAGAACTAATTGCACTAATCCTTTGACTTTGTGTAGTTTTTTTAGATTCTTTTAGAGTATCAAGGTAATCTTGAATATCATTAAGAGTTATTTCTGCTAATGGTTTATCTACGAAATTGAAAAAAGTTGATATAGCAGTTTTATAACTCCTCCTGGTATTCTCAGATTTTAAGTTTCTATAAAACATCTTCAAAATAGCCTGATCGTTATTACTATACTCATTTTGAACAGACTGAATATTATTAATAGGTAAATTCATTAAATATCACCTCATTATTTAAAGCTTATCTTTCTAATTAAATGTTTGCTAACAATAAAGCATATGAAATTACCATTGAAAGAAATACAACTAAAGTTGCTATAGAAATCGCCTTTCTATTGTTAGTGATACCTGTAATATCTATATCACCACTTCCATTACTAGCTAATTTATGTCTCTTAGACAACATTAAGATATTCACCAATCCAAATATCAAATAACTGGCTTCGATATAATATAGAACTTTTGATGCTATAGACATTACAATTAATACTATTTCTATACTGTTGTGTATAATTAGTAAGATAATCGCCATATTTATTATAAATAATCCGAAACCTGCGAAACAGAACGTTTCTGTACTATTTTTATTAATTGTGTTCATACTTAACTCCTTTATTTAGTTAATTTTTCAATTCCGAAGTTTTCAATCAAAAATGGCTCCATAATTTCTCTTCTATTTTTTGAATCTTCCACTCCCCAATGGAGTATCTGTAAGTCAAACTTCTCTTGTGGAATATAAGTTTGATAATAATTATATATTTGTTCAGAGAGAGAACGATATATTTGGCCATCAATTACTTCCATCACTAAATTGTCACCTCTGTCAGTAAATATTACTTTTGTACAATTAGAAGTACGCTTAATTAGCTCAAACACACTAACATAATCACTTTTAATCTTTATCATAGGTGAATGCATACCATCGGCTCTATATAAATATGCAAATACATATTCCCCTTCAATGATGTGTTTATCTATATTATTATAAATTCTTTTGCTAAAATCAGATAATATCGGATCCTCTTCGAGACTTGAACTTTTAGAACATCGCTCGCATTCTCTTATGCACCAGGTATTAAGTTCACTACCGAAATATTGTTTGGCTTCACCGTTCTCGTATGTTCCGGGATTTAATGGTGCTTGGCCTAACTCATCATCAGTTGCATAACAAAATTCATCTGGATCCTCTTTGTTTAATAGATATTTAGGTCTACTTGATTTGCCCCAGGCCTTATTGCATTTTCTATCACATTCAGCCCATACTTGCTTTCCGAAGTATGTAATTATTTGCTTCATTAAAATCACTCCTATAAATTGTTATTTTTATTTCTATGTTTTACATCTGTAGTGTTTCTTCTCACTGAGTAACGAAGTTTTTCCTTATGTAGTTGAGTGTCAACCATTAAGGCCTGTATAGAGTATTCTCTAAATAGAAATATACTGACAACCCATATTAATGTTCCACCGATATGCCAATACAAATCATTTTGAATAGTGTCTAAGTGGGAATAACAATATCTTAACCATATAGCTGAAACTCCAATTATCATAGATGGAATACATATGATATTTAAAGTTCTCATTAGTTTTTTATATTTTATTAATAGGTCCATAATTATCTATTTTCAAATACTCCTTTCTACTTAATCTTAATAATATAGCATTCATAACAAGTCTAAAATTGTAATCATCTAAACCATCAAAGCAATTGAGTAAAGTATCTGTGGGATAATTATTGAACAGGTTAAAAGCAATTTTAATTATAGTCTTTGACGATGTACAAATACCGCTATCTAATATTTCCGGTTTTATTGAATGCTCATTAAAATTAAAAAATCACATAATTAGCAATTATCCATATATAGAACTATTTTGGAACATTATCATTATAAACCTATATTTAGTAAAATTATGATTAATAATCAATTTATCAGAACTAACGTTCCTTTATATATTATTATAACACTAATTTATTGGAAAAACTATAAAACATATTGATAACGGAAATTATCAATATGTTTTGTAAAATTGATTCTATATAGCGAAAGTTAGTTTTATCAATGTTTATGGCAAGAATTAAAACTACAACGTTATATATTGACATAATTCGATTTATATCGTAAAATTATATCTGTATAAAACGAAATTATATATATTACAAAGTGCAAAAAGGAGGGTGAGGATTTGAAAAACAAAACAACTCATAGGTTATTGATATTAAAGTTTTAAGAAAGAAGGTGATGATATGGAAGTACTTTTTCTTATAGTATGTTTATCAGTGGTTTTAATTCTTCTTCTTCTTATTAAGTTCACAAAAATCTTTAATATAGAAAACGTATATTATTTGATAGAACAAAGTAGGGAGAAAAAACTCAAACCTAATATATCATTATATGATGATTTTGGTGAGTACATGGAGAAATTAAATGAAAGTTACAAAGGTAGATTTTTAGATAACACAATTGTTGAAATATCTATTCTTTTAGCTACGATATTACTTAGTGCTGTATTGTATAAAGTCATAAAGATGCTTTTCGAAAAAATATTTATCAAGTCTAATGAAGATTTATCTGATATTATAAAATTTTCTATTGGTGTAGGAGCGGTATTAACTTCTTCATATATTACTACAAATTATTTTGTGTACTTTGTAGTTAAAATAATTATAGGTTAGGCAATGAGTAATAAACTAGTAAAAATGGTTTTCGAAACTAAATAAAGGGAGGAGAATATATGAATTATAGTTATATTCCAAGTCAAGGAGCTATAACAACAGCCATATTCATACTTTCATGTATTACATTTATTCTTTTTTGTTATCTAATAGACAAACAACTTATCGGATTTGTTTTATTTATCATGGCATTATTTATTTTTCCATATATTGGTTTTGTGTTTTTTATGCCTCCAGGGTTTTTGTTTTGAAGTAGTAAAAGTTCAAGTAAATTAACTTGATAAAGAAAGATAGTGGTAACAATATAAACTGAAAAGGTGAGGTAGAGTTATATGAGAAGTTCAAATCAATTATCTATAGAAATGGGTTTAGCGGTGGTAATCATTATAGTATCAATTTTATATCATTTTTTTGATTACCAGTCCTCTTCAAATACGGTGATATTTGAAGAAGATATAGAGATAGAATCTATAAATAAGGATACGCAATTGGAAGGTTCTATGTTAGGAAGTATTCTTAGTATTTCTGGAGAAGTTGAAGAAGAGGAAGAATATGTTGTAATGTTAAAAACGTTAAAAGAGGGGTGTAGCAAAGCAGTAAAATTTAGCGAAGATGATGTTAATTACTATGAATATGATGAAAATACTAATACACCTCATATAAGAATAACATGGAAAAAAAGAATAGATGATTCAAAAATATTTATGAATACAATTGATGAGAGGTATAGAGAATTTACCGAAACCAATGGTATAGTTATGCGTATTGATATATACGTACCAAAAGGGAGCAGTGAAAAGGGATTTTCTAATAATAGTGAAAGCTAAGTATTGGAATGCATGAAAATTATAGCATTTATGATTAGATTAAAAATGGGGCTTCACAGCCCCAGAATAACAGATGAAATCAATATGATTAATCTTATAGACTTTCTACTTTATAATATCATTATTTATATATATTTTATGATCTTTTTCTTTTCCTGATGTTCCAATTGAAATGGTATTAGAACTTTTATTCGAATCATCAAAAAAGTTATAAATTATAACAGGCTCTGCTTTATTTAGACCTACATAGATACATTCTTTTTCGTTCATATTTCCCTCCCTACTTTATCTTTATGAATATTATATTCTAATTCCTACAAAAAAACAAAACAGCTAACAAGAAATTATAGTTTTGTATAAAAATTCGGTTTTTATAACCTTAAGGAATAACATTATCAAACAAGAAACATTATATATAGTAGATAAGATTTATGATATAATATTAGTAGTATTTAAAACGAACACATACATATATTTCAGAAATGGAGGAGATATTAATGGATAAAACAAGTTGCTCTAATTATACAAATGTTGAAGTAGATTATGGAGATAAAATCAGTAAGAGAATCTACAGCGTATTAGATTTCTTAAATTGGTATAATAGCAATCAAATAGATATCGATTATAAAGAAAGCATATCGACTATTACAGATGAAGAAATTTATAAAGTAATAAGTTGCATTATTCATAGAGTGCCACTTCCACAAATAATTCTAACTTTGGAGACGATACCAGATGAATTGAAGATAATAAGAAAAATAATTTATGGAGAAAAATTAATTGCTATAATACTTAGTTTTGTAAATTCTGAAATAGTATTAAATGAGTTCTCAGATTATTTATTCGCAGGTTATAGATATGATGATTTATCGGATCGT
The sequence above is drawn from the Tissierellales bacterium genome and encodes:
- a CDS encoding helix-turn-helix domain-containing protein; its protein translation is MNNVELGNTILMYMKEQKKSRLDLAHDLGTSVGVINKIILGKKAIKNTELNNVAEVLKVNVNQFLQKNQKIEMNELEIEHLYSNIENKELADFIFSLIKNLAEMETELDSHGLLEP
- a CDS encoding DNA polymerase IV; amino-acid sequence: MSIYFLVDINNAYLSMHAVYLLQHGHNIDIRKIPAVIGGQESSRHGIVLAKSDISKQLGVKTGMTLWEARNLCPDLICIPPRYDIYIKSSRAMNDILKSYCAHVEPYSIDESFLSFEGHGLLYNDYIELAHKIKEHIFDELGFSVNIGISYNKLLAKVSSGFKKPNMVHTLLDEEEIKRKMFPLDIRELHGIGASTEKKLRRYGINKIQDIVNYGPEFMRDILNSYGVKLYNYCLGIDHSIINDPKHKKIESIGNSSTSRFDITNYRDAYNLITSLSETIGARLRNRNMRAFLVSLSIKDSDFKVIRKQIKLNLSIASTSDIVKYARKLFNELWDNKSPIRHIEVRVAQLVPQDTPRQMLLLEEDSPDDKGEIIDKVIDELRDRFGSKCIMRANILDSGFHSMTGGNPGGSEVPNMRSEL
- a CDS encoding tyrosine-type recombinase/integrase: MNLPINNIQSVQNEYSNNDQAILKMFYRNLKSENTRRSYKTAISTFFNFVDKPLAEITLNDIQDYLDTLKESKKTTQSQRISAISSLYSFSIKIGYLRYNPFLVVNKPKPSSRPIEKFLSEEEIKKIWEVLKEKKRNAVIGSLLITTGLRVAELCNIKMKDFFTDDYGNIGIYIYDTKGEKNREIKVRPDVFEYIYEYGDSLDRKISIPDIKNNEYLLTTRTNNRVTEDYIRKIIKNASAKAGINKNVSPHWFRHTSASLSIKNGCDIAKVTENFGWSSLKVAKRYLHNMDRLTNTSVDYVQVSLD